In Sphingobium sp. Z007, one DNA window encodes the following:
- a CDS encoding alpha/beta fold hydrolase, whose amino-acid sequence MAQVATRDGASLHVKDMGDGPPVVLIHGWPLTGDMWEYQTLALVEAGYRVITYDRRGFGHSSHPATGYNYDVFADDLADVLDHLDLHQAALVGFSMGGGEIARYLSRHGAGRIARVALIASVVPYLLKDDSNPDGVDIGVLQDMKDQVRKDRFAFLQSFAKTFYGVGWVTSPVSQGLLDWSFILGVMASPKATIDCVDAFGQTDFRADLAAFTVPTLIVHGTADKTVPIDPTGRAAAAGIPQATFLEYDGEPHGLFATAPDRLNSDLIDFLGG is encoded by the coding sequence ATGGCCCAGGTCGCAACTCGCGATGGCGCTTCGCTGCACGTCAAGGATATGGGCGATGGCCCGCCGGTCGTGCTGATCCATGGCTGGCCGCTGACCGGCGACATGTGGGAATATCAGACGCTTGCACTGGTGGAGGCGGGCTATCGTGTCATCACCTATGACCGCCGCGGCTTTGGCCATAGCAGCCATCCTGCCACCGGCTATAACTATGATGTCTTCGCCGACGATCTTGCCGATGTGCTGGACCATCTCGACCTGCACCAGGCGGCGCTGGTCGGCTTTTCGATGGGTGGCGGCGAAATCGCCCGTTATCTGTCCCGCCATGGCGCCGGCCGGATCGCGCGGGTCGCGCTGATCGCGTCGGTCGTGCCCTATCTGCTCAAGGACGACAGCAACCCCGATGGTGTGGATATCGGCGTGCTGCAGGACATGAAGGACCAGGTGCGCAAGGATCGCTTCGCCTTCCTGCAGAGTTTCGCCAAGACCTTCTACGGCGTCGGCTGGGTCACCAGTCCGGTCAGCCAGGGCCTGCTCGACTGGAGCTTCATCCTGGGCGTGATGGCCAGCCCCAAGGCGACGATCGATTGCGTCGATGCGTTCGGCCAGACCGATTTCCGCGCCGATCTGGCCGCTTTCACCGTGCCCACGCTCATCGTCCACGGCACCGCCGACAAGACCGTGCCGATCGACCCGACCGGACGGGCGGCGGCAGCAGGCATCCCGCAGGCCACCTTCCTTGAATATGACGGCGAACCCCACGGTCTGTTCGCCACCGCGCCGGACCGGCTGAATAGCGATCTGATCGACTTTCTGGGCGGTTGA
- a CDS encoding MerC domain-containing protein, whose product MTSCDDRRKIGKCLPARTGWLDGFALCASSLCTLHCLGLPLLFALLPAFASRIDPGESFHLLMLALAVPTSVSALGQGWRRYGAPGPMLLGVAGLGLMAVGALIATGEIAEAVWTVAGSALLAGAHIRNWRRGRGQRRG is encoded by the coding sequence ATGACTTCTTGTGACGACCGGCGGAAAATCGGGAAATGCCTGCCAGCCCGGACCGGCTGGCTCGACGGCTTCGCGCTGTGCGCCTCGTCGCTCTGCACGCTGCACTGCCTGGGCCTGCCCTTGCTGTTCGCGCTGCTTCCCGCCTTTGCCAGCCGCATCGATCCGGGCGAATCCTTCCATCTGCTCATGCTGGCGCTGGCGGTGCCGACCAGTGTGTCCGCGCTGGGGCAGGGGTGGCGGCGCTATGGTGCGCCCGGCCCGATGCTACTAGGCGTCGCCGGGCTTGGGCTGATGGCTGTCGGCGCGCTCATAGCAACGGGCGAAATCGCCGAGGCGGTCTGGACCGTAGCGGGCAGCGCGCTGCTGGCCGGCGCGCATATCCGCAACTGGCGGCGCGGGCGCGGACAGCGGCGCGGCTGA
- a CDS encoding gamma carbonic anhydrase family protein: MTGSAHPDAHPGASIIPFNGKTPVIHPSAFIAPGCRIIGDVEIGEDASIWYNCVIRGDVNRVRIGARSNVQDGTVIHCDSPGDRADGRPAEGWPAIIGDDVLIGHMAMIHGCVLQDRAFVGLGAIVMSGCTVESDAMLAAGALLSPGKTVLHRQLWAGRPAKYMRDLSDAALIDMREGVDHYVHNAKAHRGAIRAMAE, encoded by the coding sequence GTGACCGGCTCCGCCCATCCCGATGCTCATCCTGGCGCCAGCATTATCCCGTTCAACGGCAAAACCCCGGTCATCCACCCCAGCGCCTTCATCGCGCCGGGGTGCCGAATCATCGGCGATGTGGAGATCGGCGAGGATGCCAGCATCTGGTATAATTGCGTCATTCGCGGCGATGTGAACCGGGTGCGGATCGGCGCGCGAAGCAATGTTCAGGATGGCACGGTCATCCATTGCGACAGCCCCGGCGACCGCGCCGATGGCCGCCCCGCCGAAGGCTGGCCCGCGATCATCGGCGACGATGTGCTGATCGGCCATATGGCGATGATCCATGGCTGCGTGTTGCAGGATCGGGCCTTTGTGGGCCTGGGCGCGATCGTGATGAGCGGATGCACGGTGGAAAGCGACGCGATGCTGGCGGCGGGCGCGCTGCTGTCGCCCGGCAAGACGGTGCTGCATCGCCAATTATGGGCGGGGCGGCCGGCCAAATATATGCGCGACCTGTCCGACGCGGCGCTGATCGACATGCGCGAGGGGGTGGATCACTATGTCCACAACGCCAAGGCGCATAGGGGCGCGATCAGGGCGATGGCGGAGTAA
- a CDS encoding fused MFS/spermidine synthase: MQIGTRARFVVTICAGSFLLFLVQPMIARMALPRLGGAPSVWNSAMLVYQALLLGGYAYAHMLGRFPARRQALIHLGLFLVAAIFLPIGLMGWQPPQDMEPALWVLWLLAASIGPLFFVVAAQAPLLQRWFALSDGSDPYPLYAASNLGSFAGLIAYPLLVEPLLTLKAQSILWSLCYGALFFLVYASARRLPPGSAAEATTQASDAPRPDRRRMLHWMTLAAVPSGLMMSTSLYLTTDIVAMPLLWVLPLGLYLLSFSVAFAARRGGADLSILIAPLVLLIGACIAFTGGIHFPVFIALGILAVLFVVATALHARLYELRPEPVHLTRFYLLMSVGGMVGGLFCALLAPLIFDWTYEYPILLIAAALLLPAREATLRLPRLLWEDTGRRVWLVPLMLLLGLALSTLGGGLALGDDTPPLVKSLSFCAIIAMAILTLGQRFMTAAMLVYLMLCLSGWEKLSQSASGMLTRSYFGVYGVANKSPTERILFHGTTLHGVQNLEPGRERDPTSYYAPKSGVGLALGHALDLFGGKARIDVVGLGAGTLACYARSGQTWRFYEIDPAMVAIARDPADFSFLARCQPRADIVIGDARMTLARQPAGGADILVIDAFSSDSIPMHLLTREAMAIYGRRLAPGGLLLIHISNRYLDLRPVVAGDAVAGGWHARLRHYKPAKRDAARRYAASIWVALSRNPAQLDRLARVSGGEPWDILKPKPGFSAWTDDHASILPVLKIKP, encoded by the coding sequence ATGCAGATCGGGACGCGCGCGCGCTTCGTCGTCACGATCTGCGCAGGCTCGTTCCTGCTCTTCCTTGTCCAGCCGATGATCGCCCGCATGGCGCTGCCGCGTCTGGGCGGCGCGCCGTCGGTGTGGAATTCGGCGATGCTGGTCTATCAGGCGCTCCTGCTGGGCGGCTATGCCTATGCCCATATGCTGGGGCGGTTCCCGGCGCGGCGGCAGGCGCTGATCCACCTCGGCCTGTTCCTGGTCGCCGCCATCTTCCTGCCGATCGGCCTGATGGGCTGGCAACCGCCGCAGGATATGGAGCCCGCGCTCTGGGTGCTGTGGCTGCTGGCGGCATCGATCGGGCCGCTGTTCTTTGTGGTCGCGGCGCAGGCGCCCTTGCTGCAACGCTGGTTCGCCTTGTCGGACGGCAGCGATCCCTATCCGCTTTACGCCGCGTCCAACTTGGGCAGTTTCGCCGGGCTGATCGCCTATCCCTTGCTGGTCGAGCCGCTGCTGACATTGAAGGCGCAGAGTATCCTTTGGTCGCTCTGCTATGGCGCGCTCTTCTTTCTGGTCTATGCCAGCGCCCGCCGCCTGCCGCCCGGCAGCGCTGCGGAGGCAACGACACAGGCGAGCGACGCGCCCCGGCCTGATCGCCGCAGGATGCTGCACTGGATGACGCTGGCGGCTGTCCCATCGGGCCTGATGATGTCGACCAGCCTCTACCTCACCACCGACATCGTCGCGATGCCGTTGCTCTGGGTGCTGCCGCTTGGCCTCTATCTGCTCAGCTTCTCGGTCGCCTTTGCGGCGCGCCGCGGCGGGGCGGATCTTAGCATCCTGATCGCGCCGTTGGTGCTGCTGATCGGCGCGTGCATCGCCTTTACCGGCGGCATCCATTTCCCGGTCTTCATCGCGCTGGGCATCCTGGCGGTGCTGTTCGTCGTCGCCACCGCGCTCCATGCGCGCCTCTACGAGCTGCGCCCCGAACCGGTCCATCTGACCCGCTTCTACCTGCTGATGTCGGTGGGCGGCATGGTGGGCGGGCTGTTCTGCGCGCTGCTGGCCCCGTTGATCTTCGACTGGACCTATGAATATCCCATCCTGCTAATCGCCGCCGCACTGTTGCTGCCGGCGCGCGAAGCGACGCTGCGCCTGCCGCGGCTGTTGTGGGAAGATACGGGCCGCCGCGTGTGGCTGGTGCCGCTCATGCTGTTGCTGGGCCTGGCGTTGTCGACGCTGGGCGGCGGGCTGGCGCTGGGCGATGATACGCCGCCGCTGGTCAAATCGCTCAGCTTCTGCGCGATCATCGCGATGGCCATCCTGACTTTGGGCCAGCGGTTCATGACCGCGGCGATGCTGGTCTATCTGATGCTGTGCCTGAGCGGTTGGGAGAAATTGTCGCAGTCAGCCAGCGGAATGCTGACGCGCAGCTATTTCGGCGTCTATGGCGTCGCCAACAAGAGTCCGACCGAACGCATCCTGTTCCATGGCACGACATTGCACGGCGTCCAGAATCTGGAGCCGGGCCGGGAGCGCGACCCGACCAGCTACTATGCGCCCAAATCCGGCGTCGGGCTGGCGCTGGGCCATGCGCTCGACCTGTTCGGGGGCAAGGCGCGGATCGACGTGGTAGGGCTGGGGGCGGGGACGCTCGCCTGCTATGCCCGCTCCGGTCAAACCTGGCGTTTCTATGAGATCGATCCTGCCATGGTGGCGATCGCGCGCGATCCGGCCGATTTCAGCTTCCTGGCGCGGTGCCAGCCGCGCGCCGACATCGTCATCGGCGACGCGCGCATGACGCTGGCGCGGCAGCCGGCGGGCGGCGCGGACATATTGGTGATCGACGCCTTTTCATCCGATTCCATCCCGATGCATTTGCTGACGCGCGAAGCGATGGCGATCTATGGCCGCCGCCTGGCGCCGGGCGGGCTGCTGCTGATCCACATCTCCAACCGCTATCTCGACCTGCGGCCGGTGGTGGCGGGCGATGCCGTGGCCGGCGGCTGGCACGCGCGGCTGCGCCATTACAAGCCCGCCAAGCGGGATGCCGCGCGGCGCTACGCCGCGTCGATCTGGGTCGCGCTGTCGCGCAATCCGGCGCAACTGGACCGGCTGGCGCGCGTGTCGGGCGGCGAGCCATGGGATATCCTAAAGCCAAAGCCCGGTTTTTCGGCCTGGACCGACGACCATGCCAGCATCCTGCCGGTGCTGAAGATCAAACCATAA
- the hemB gene encoding porphobilinogen synthase, translated as MTYAPYPALRLRRTRASAWSRTMHAENRLSPSDFLWPLFVNEGQGVEEPIAALPGVSRWSVDLMVERARDARNAGIPCLALFPNTQAERRSDNGAEALNPDNLMCRAIRAIKDAVPDIGILTDVALDPYTAHGQDGLLDETGYVLNDATIDILIGQSLNQAAAGADIIAPSDMMDGRVGAIRAALEQGGHPNVQIMAYAAKYASAFYGPFRDAVGSRGLLKGDKKNYQMDPANGEEALREVALDLAEGADSVMVKPGLPYLDVIARVRDRFAVPVFAYQVSGEYAMIEHAAAAGSGDRDALILETLMAFKRAGCSGVLTYHALHAARLLGA; from the coding sequence ATGACCTACGCACCCTACCCGGCGCTGCGCCTGCGCCGCACCCGCGCATCGGCCTGGAGCCGGACGATGCACGCCGAAAACCGCCTGTCGCCCAGCGATTTCCTCTGGCCGCTGTTCGTTAACGAAGGGCAAGGCGTGGAGGAGCCGATCGCGGCTCTGCCCGGCGTGTCGCGCTGGTCGGTGGACCTAATGGTGGAACGGGCCAGGGACGCGCGAAATGCGGGCATTCCCTGCCTCGCCCTGTTCCCCAACACGCAAGCTGAAAGGCGCAGCGACAACGGGGCCGAAGCGCTCAATCCCGATAACCTCATGTGCCGCGCCATCCGCGCGATCAAGGATGCCGTGCCCGACATCGGCATCCTGACCGACGTCGCGCTCGACCCCTATACCGCCCATGGCCAGGACGGGCTGCTGGACGAGACGGGCTATGTGCTGAACGACGCCACGATCGACATACTGATCGGCCAGTCGCTCAACCAGGCGGCGGCGGGCGCGGACATCATCGCGCCCAGCGACATGATGGATGGCCGGGTCGGCGCGATCCGTGCGGCGCTGGAGCAGGGCGGGCACCCCAATGTCCAGATCATGGCCTATGCCGCCAAATATGCGAGCGCCTTCTATGGCCCGTTCCGTGACGCGGTGGGATCGCGCGGGTTGCTCAAAGGCGACAAGAAAAATTATCAGATGGACCCCGCCAATGGCGAGGAAGCGCTGCGCGAGGTCGCGCTGGACCTGGCCGAGGGGGCGGACAGCGTGATGGTGAAGCCGGGCCTGCCCTATCTGGATGTCATCGCGCGGGTGCGCGACCGCTTCGCCGTGCCGGTCTTCGCCTATCAGGTGTCAGGGGAATATGCGATGATCGAACATGCCGCAGCCGCCGGATCGGGCGACCGCGACGCGCTGATTTTGGAGACATTGATGGCGTTCAAGCGGGCGGGGTGCAGCGGCGTGCTGACCTATCATGCCCTCCACGCCGCGCGGCTGCTGGGGGCCTGA
- a CDS encoding VOC family protein — translation MRAIHHIALICSDYDRSRAFYRDILGLPVIREMWRADRQSWKCDLDAGNVQIELFSFPAPPARPSRPEACGLRHLAFTVADIDAEVARLDTAGVPCEPIRIDEYTGQRFTFFTDPDGLPLELYEAEK, via the coding sequence ATGCGCGCCATCCACCACATCGCCCTCATCTGTTCAGACTATGACCGCTCGCGCGCCTTCTATCGCGACATATTGGGCCTGCCCGTCATTCGCGAAATGTGGCGCGCCGATCGGCAGTCGTGGAAGTGCGATCTTGACGCGGGCAACGTGCAGATCGAACTCTTCTCCTTCCCCGCGCCTCCGGCCCGGCCCAGCCGCCCGGAAGCCTGCGGCCTGCGTCACCTGGCCTTCACGGTCGCGGATATCGACGCGGAGGTGGCGCGGCTCGATACCGCAGGCGTTCCATGCGAACCGATCCGCATCGACGAATATACCGGCCAGCGGTTCACCTTCTTCACCGACCCCGACGGCCTGCCGCTAGAACTCTATGAGGCTGAGAAATAA
- a CDS encoding M28 family metallopeptidase: MRLSLLALPLIAMIAATPVGAAPEGDAGARWWAHVQALANDGMEGRGTGTPGYDRAADYVIAQFKALGLKPAGIDGYKQPVAFIEQVILADQSSASLVGPQGEVALAVPDDLIFSGGGGPVPERIDAPMVFAGYGLHLPEAGHDDFAGLDLKGKIVVVLSGGPSTISGALKSHARSERAHWLAAQGALGLITLVTPKQVEIPWVRRVALAGAPALYYADATLRETQMPFLGAQFDPAKSAQFFGGTDKDFAAIAAAADASTPIASFPLALRFKAQVAAKRRDLSSPNLIAVLPGSDPKLRPEHVVLSAHLDGYGVGTPIKGDAIYNGAFDNASGVASLLEIARALKASKVKPKRSILFAIVTAEEKGLLGARYFARRPTVPQSSIVADLNFDMALPIFPLTSVTPIGYDQSSLGQDAAAVSAQMNLPITPDPFPDRNVFIRSDQYAFIREGIPALFFKYGFKAGTPEADTEKAWRANLYHSPFDDLNQPVMPAESAKLNDYVTAVTLRVANAQARPAWNADSFFKRFAK, translated from the coding sequence ATGCGCCTTTCCCTGCTCGCTCTTCCCCTGATCGCGATGATCGCCGCAACCCCCGTCGGCGCCGCGCCGGAGGGCGATGCCGGTGCGCGCTGGTGGGCGCATGTCCAGGCGCTGGCCAATGACGGCATGGAGGGGCGCGGCACCGGCACGCCGGGCTATGATCGCGCGGCCGACTATGTGATCGCCCAGTTCAAGGCGCTGGGCCTGAAACCGGCGGGGATCGACGGTTACAAGCAGCCGGTCGCCTTTATCGAGCAGGTGATCTTGGCCGACCAAAGCAGTGCATCGCTGGTCGGGCCGCAGGGCGAGGTGGCGCTGGCGGTGCCGGACGACCTGATCTTTTCGGGCGGCGGCGGGCCGGTGCCCGAACGCATCGACGCGCCGATGGTGTTCGCGGGCTATGGCCTGCATTTGCCCGAAGCGGGGCATGATGATTTTGCCGGGCTGGACCTGAAGGGCAAGATCGTGGTCGTGCTGTCGGGCGGGCCGTCCACGATTTCCGGTGCGCTCAAGTCGCATGCGCGGTCCGAACGCGCGCATTGGCTGGCGGCGCAGGGCGCGCTGGGCCTCATTACGCTGGTGACGCCCAAGCAGGTGGAGATTCCCTGGGTCCGCCGGGTGGCGCTGGCGGGTGCGCCCGCGCTTTATTATGCCGACGCGACGCTGCGCGAAACGCAGATGCCCTTCCTCGGCGCGCAGTTCGATCCGGCCAAGTCAGCGCAGTTCTTCGGCGGGACGGACAAGGATTTCGCCGCGATCGCCGCGGCGGCCGATGCTTCCACTCCGATCGCCAGCTTCCCGCTCGCGCTGCGTTTCAAGGCGCAGGTGGCCGCCAAGCGCCGCGACCTGTCGTCGCCCAACCTGATCGCGGTGCTGCCGGGCAGCGACCCCAAGCTGCGGCCGGAGCATGTCGTTTTGTCCGCGCATCTGGATGGCTATGGCGTCGGCACGCCGATCAAGGGCGACGCCATCTATAATGGCGCGTTCGACAATGCGTCGGGCGTCGCCAGCTTGCTGGAGATCGCCAGGGCGCTGAAAGCCAGCAAGGTAAAGCCGAAGCGGTCGATCCTGTTCGCGATCGTCACGGCGGAGGAGAAGGGGTTGCTTGGCGCGCGATATTTCGCGCGGCGGCCAACGGTGCCGCAGTCCAGTATCGTCGCGGACCTGAATTTCGACATGGCGCTGCCGATCTTCCCGCTGACCAGCGTGACGCCGATCGGCTATGACCAGAGTTCGCTCGGCCAGGATGCGGCGGCGGTGAGCGCGCAGATGAACCTGCCGATCACGCCCGATCCCTTCCCCGATCGCAACGTCTTCATCCGGTCCGACCAATATGCCTTCATCCGCGAAGGCATCCCCGCGCTCTTCTTCAAATATGGGTTCAAGGCGGGCACGCCGGAGGCGGACACGGAAAAGGCGTGGCGGGCGAACCTCTATCATTCGCCGTTCGACGATCTGAACCAGCCGGTGATGCCGGCGGAAAGCGCGAAGCTGAACGATTATGTGACCGCGGTCACGCTGCGCGTCGCCAACGCGCAGGCGCGCCCGGCGTGGAATGCGGACAGTTTCTTCAAGCGGTTCGCAAAATAA
- a CDS encoding head GIN domain-containing protein, with product MPRPLPLLALALTGMALSTTACSRTDESPAADELARSTQDWATLKDFTQIDATGPDNVAVTIGSGFAVKADGDAKAVADLDIRVKDGRLVIGRKSKGDWNWGRKDGDKGATIHVTMPAIAAAALTGAGDFDLDKAQGDRLELALTGAGDFRIGTVAVKTLSADITGAGSIKIAGTADTAKLSITGVGDIDAAALKVGSAEIDVLGAGDIDIASDGRVAISIMGPGDVTVKGKAQCTTSGTGPGEARCAP from the coding sequence ATGCCCCGCCCCCTTCCCCTGCTCGCCCTGGCCCTCACCGGCATGGCGCTGTCCACTACCGCCTGTTCGCGCACCGACGAATCGCCCGCCGCCGACGAACTGGCGCGCAGCACGCAGGATTGGGCGACGTTGAAGGATTTCACGCAGATCGACGCGACCGGGCCGGACAATGTCGCCGTTACCATCGGCAGCGGCTTTGCGGTTAAGGCGGATGGCGATGCCAAAGCGGTCGCCGACCTCGACATCCGGGTGAAGGATGGCAGACTGGTGATCGGCCGCAAGTCGAAGGGCGACTGGAACTGGGGCCGCAAGGATGGGGACAAGGGGGCGACCATCCATGTGACGATGCCCGCCATCGCCGCCGCCGCGCTGACCGGCGCAGGCGATTTCGACCTGGACAAGGCGCAGGGCGACCGACTGGAGCTGGCGCTGACCGGGGCTGGCGATTTCCGCATCGGCACGGTAGCGGTCAAGACGCTGAGCGCCGACATCACCGGCGCGGGATCGATCAAGATCGCGGGCACCGCCGACACCGCGAAACTGTCCATCACCGGCGTCGGCGACATCGACGCCGCCGCGCTGAAGGTCGGCAGCGCGGAGATCGATGTCCTGGGCGCGGGCGACATCGACATTGCCTCCGACGGCAGGGTCGCTATCAGCATCATGGGTCCGGGCGACGTAACGGTAAAGGGCAAGGCGCAATGCACGACAAGCGGAACGGGACCGGGCGAGGCGCGCTGCGCGCCCTGA
- a CDS encoding GIN domain-containing protein: MHDKRNGTGRGALRALTATALFLAAPAGAATRGYTITSFDAIRVDAPVTVILTTGAGASARAEGDQGALDRLKVDVSGRLLTIAMERTRPGEKSGGAATLRLSTAMVQRIVLTGGGSVSIDRMKGQSGQIVLGGNGDVSVGTVDLDRIDVALAGGGRVTMAGRAGVAAIRVNGPGALAAEPLIARQASVTNEGPGSITLTADVTARVTTAGSGDVTITGKAACTVDNRGTGRVRCGGESF, from the coding sequence ATGCACGACAAGCGGAACGGGACCGGGCGAGGCGCGCTGCGCGCCCTGACGGCGACCGCGCTCTTCCTTGCCGCGCCCGCCGGTGCGGCGACGCGCGGCTACACCATCACCAGCTTCGACGCGATCCGCGTGGATGCCCCCGTCACCGTCATCCTGACCACCGGCGCGGGCGCATCGGCGCGGGCGGAGGGCGACCAGGGCGCGCTCGACCGGCTGAAGGTCGATGTCTCCGGCCGGCTGCTCACCATCGCCATGGAGCGAACGCGGCCGGGCGAAAAGAGCGGCGGCGCGGCGACGCTGCGCCTGTCCACCGCCATGGTGCAGCGGATCGTGCTGACCGGCGGCGGATCGGTGTCGATCGACCGGATGAAGGGCCAGTCGGGGCAGATCGTGCTGGGCGGCAATGGCGACGTCAGCGTGGGCACGGTCGACCTCGACCGGATCGACGTGGCGCTGGCGGGCGGCGGCCGGGTGACGATGGCGGGCCGCGCGGGCGTCGCCGCCATCCGCGTCAACGGCCCCGGCGCGCTGGCCGCCGAACCCCTGATCGCGCGCCAGGCCAGCGTCACCAACGAAGGACCGGGCAGCATCACCCTGACCGCCGACGTCACCGCGCGGGTCACGACAGCGGGATCGGGCGACGTCACCATCACCGGCAAAGCCGCCTGCACGGTCGACAATCGCGGCACCGGCCGCGTGCGCTGCGGGGGCGAGAGTTTTTAG